Proteins encoded within one genomic window of Glycine soja cultivar W05 chromosome 1, ASM419377v2, whole genome shotgun sequence:
- the LOC114415024 gene encoding 2-oxoisovalerate dehydrogenase subunit beta 1, mitochondrial: MSTKFGRLVPLVFSKRGFSTSTSIQKGGSEEGLKSLNLCSAINQALHIALDTDPRSYVFGEDVSFGGVFRCTTGLADQFGKKRVFNTPLCEQGIVGFGIGLAAMGNRAIAEIQFADYIFPAFDQIVNEAAKFRYRSGNQFNCGGLTVRAPYGAVGHGGHYHSQSPEAFFCHVPGIKVVIPRSPREAKGLLLSCVRDPNPIVFFEPKWLYRLAVEEVPEDDYMLPLSEAEVIRQGSDITLVGWGAQLSIMEQACLDAEKEGISCELIDLKTLIPWDKETVEASVNKTGRLLVSHEAPITGGFGAEISASIVERCFSRLEAPVARICGLDTPFPLVFEPFYMPSKNKILDAIKSTVNY; this comes from the exons ATGTCAACCAAGTTTGGAAGATTGGTGCCTTTGGTTTTTTCCAAAAGGGGATTTTCCACCTCCACCAGTATTCAAAAGGGTGGTTCTGAGGAAGGTTTAAAATCATTGAACCTCTGTTCTGCAATTAATCAGGCTCTTCACATTGCCTTGGACACTGATCCCCG TTCTTATGTTTTTGGAGAGGATGTCAGCTTCGGTGGGGTCTTCCGTTGCACCACTGGATTAGCAGACCAATTTGGTAAAAAGAGGGTTTTCAATACTCCTCTCTGTGAGCAG GGTATTGTTGGTTTTGGCATTGGTCTAGCTGCCATG GGAAATCGAGCCATAGCAGAAATCCAGTTTGCAGATTACATTTTCCCTGCTTTTGACCAG ATTGTCAATGAAGCTGCTAAATTCAGATACCGGAGTGGTAACCAATTTAATTGTGGAG GTTTAACAGTTAGAGCCCCTTATGGAGCTGTGGGCCATGGTGGGCATTACCACTCTCAGTCTCCTGAGGCTTTCTTCTGTCATGTTCCTGGTATCAAA GTGGTCATCCCTCGAAGTCCACGGGAAGCAAAAGGGTTATTGCTATCTTGCGTACGAGATCCAAATCCTATAGTATTTTTTGAACCGAAG TGGCTTTATCGTTTGGCTGTTGAAGAAGTACCAGAGGATGACTACATGCTGCCTTTATCTGAGGCTGAG GTAATTCGGCAAGGAAGTGATATAACACTTGTTGGATGGGGAGCTCAATTATCTATAATGGAACAAGCTTGTCTTGATGCTGAAAAA GAAGGAATTTCTTGTGAATTGATTGATCTGAAGACACTAATTCCTTGGGATAAGGAAACAGTAGAGGCCTCAGTTAACAAGACAGGAAGATTGCTT GTTAGTCATGAAGCTCCTATAACTGGAGGTTTTGGTGCTGAAATctcagcttccattgttgagcgTTGCTTCTCAAGG TTAGAGGCCCCTGTAGCAAGAATTTGTGGTCTGGACACTCCTTTTCCTTTAGTTTTTGAACCTTTCTACATGCCATCAAAAAATAAG ATATTGGATGCAATTAAATCAACTGTGAACTACTAA